One region of Dysidea avara chromosome 1, odDysAvar1.4, whole genome shotgun sequence genomic DNA includes:
- the LOC136236153 gene encoding uncharacterized protein, with amino-acid sequence MPTVEYCRAFPGLFNYPQQLFSWCMANVTNCVRSCYCYTINIINLVKTQFINAWYYFPDPFVIKIVIPLIVIPACGTYVVIYHYGSTVQKVDMTMMSEKRGSLIVETVVDRIRQSMIFHDDFGYIRRICWVETQDGANYLTTFRPGYHGGLWRVDEVNFEVTKDTTTYSQLLQKYDLIKSEFGIDWLVVQWRDLRTPLYCGLAIWLYMCTIEEPIPSNIDDQADHWKRNYNPEKNPEDFVNPVREWERNYPGCYRDIDLYIVLDSSSSIGEVSYVKAKNFVADLISGFTIAEDGVRVGLVIYGTIASLKFDLTHSFNKNVIVDKIKSVEYLSSFTATGDAISLMTNTGFTEEHGVRASDGAIPRVAIVLTDGKSNHGQNVPGAAQSARDQSIEMFAFGIGSNINETELLQIAGSPERVFRIDSFSNIDDVKAMITQGSCKSTVKATVNLTYSGNLTNGQSKVFEFTVDEGGITVETHTNSGMITLFGSYTNPNPSPVWHDHVVQGIQDSNTVLIPHLAAVKRRQADSVVFYCSLVGVDSNNEFSIKALKNSFS; translated from the exons ATGCCTACAGTGGAATACTGTCGGGCATTCCCAGGCCTCTTCAATTATCCACAACAACTGTTTAGCTGGTGTATGGCCAATGTAACCAATTGTGTTCGGAGTTGCTATTGTTACACTATTAACATCATCAACTTGGTGAAGACACAGTTCATTAATGCTTGGTATTACTTTCCTGATCCATTTGTAATTAAGATTGTCATTCCTCTAATTGTGATACCTGCTTGTGGTACCTATGTGGTGATCTACCATTATGGCTCTACTGTACAGAAAGTAGACATGACAATGATGTCTGAAAAGAGAGGGTCCTTAATAGTTGAAACAGTTGTTGACCGGATTAGACAATCGATGATTTTTCATGATGATTTTGGCTACATCAGACGAATCTGCTGGGTGGAAACACAAGATGGTGCAAACTACTTGACCACATTCAGACCAGGCTATCATGGGGGGTTATGGCGAGTGGATGAGGTGAACTTTGAGGTAACAAAAGACACAACTACCTATTCACAACTCCTCCAAAAATATGATCTAATAAAGTCGGAATTTGGCATTGACTGGTTGGTAGTGCAGTGGAGGGATTTGAGGACACCGTTGTACTGTGGACTGGCGATCTGGTTGTACATGTGCACCATAGAAGAGCCTATACCATCTAACATTGATGATCAAGCTGATCACTGGAAGAGGAACTACAACCCAGAGAAGAATCCTGAAGACTTTGTTAATCCTGTCAGGGAATGGGAGAGAAATTATCCAG GTTGTTACAGAGACATTGACTTGTACATTGTACTGGACAGCTCTAGTAGTATTGGAGAAGTTTCATATGTAAAAGCAAAGAATTTTGTGGCAGACTTGATTAGTGGCTTCACAATTGCTGAAGATGGCGTGAGAGTTGGACTTGTTATCTACGGAACAATTGCAAGTCTCAAATTTGACCTAACACATTCCTTTAACAAGAATGTCATAGTAGATAAAATTAAATCTGTAGAGTATCTCAGCAGTTTCACTGCTACAGGAGATGCCATAAGTCTCATGACAAACACTGGCTTCACTGAAGAACATGGAGTACGAGCATCTGATGGAGCCATCCCACGTGTAGCCATAGTCCTGACTGATGGAAAGTCTAATCATGGACAAAATGTGCCTGGGGCAGCTCAGTCAgctagggaccagtctattgaAATGTTTGCATTTGGAATTGGTAGTAATATCAATGAAACAGAGTTATTACAAATTGCTGGGTCACCAGAGAGAGTGTTTCGGATTGACAGCTTTAGTAACATCGATGATGTGAAAGCAATGATCACTCAAGGGTCTTGCAAAT CTACTGTGAAAGCTACAGTCAATTTGACTTACAGTGGAAACCTTACTAATGGCCAAAGTAAAGTGTTTGAGTTTACAGTCGATGAAGGAGGTATTACAGTTGAAACACACACCAACAGTGGAATGATAACACTCTTTGGCTCCTATACCAACCCTAATCCTAGTCCAGTATGGCATGACCACGTTGTACAAGGGATCCAGGATAGTAACACAGTGCTTATACCACACTTGGCTGCAGTTAAGAGGAGGCAGGCTGACTCCGtagtgttttattgtagcttGGTTGGAGTGGATAGCAACAATGAATTCTCAATCAAAGCATTGAAGAACTCATTCTCTTGA